One Thiocapsa sp. genomic window, GGCGCTCGGGGTAAGCGGTGCAGCAGTCGGGGTCGACGGGTAGTCGCAGACCCGGGGCGTCGAGGCGCTCGATCCGTCTCGACGGCCTGCTCCATGCCCTCGTGTCGTGGGAGGGATGGGTGGAGAGGAAGGCCAACGGATGACCCCGCCGGCGGCGGCCATGTTCCGCCAGAGCGCAACGCTGGCTCGGGGATCAAAGCCGGCCTGCGCCATCAGATTACGACCGATGCGGTCGGCCTCGCTCTCGTGGGTTCGACTGTAGGGCAGCAGCAGCCCCTACTCGGCGCCGATGCCCAGCGCCCCGCGCAGCACCTCGTCCTTGAGACTCCCCGGCTCCTCGGCGAACAGATCCACCAGCATCAGCCCGCCCTGGACCGCAAGCTCCTGGGTCAATCGTTCGTTGGAGCGTTCCGCCAGCACATGCGCGATCTCATGGGCGATGACGGCAGCGAGCTGGTCGGGCGTGCCGGCGACACACACAGGCCGGCATGCATGCACGCCGATCTTCCCTTGAGTGCTGTCAGTCGAGTCGCTGGTGTGGGCGACGACTGGGCCCCATTACCGGTCACCCCACTCTGGCGGCGACCAGGAAGACCTCGGCCACTTCCGGACGCAGGAATTTTGCCGGTCGGAGTCCGAAGGCGCGCGGACAGCCGACGCTCGCCCTACCAAAGAGCGACATATGCTGTCCCCGGAACTCGTCCCCGGAACTCCAATTGATCCGACTCCAGCTCTATCGTGACGAAGGCGTCACTTGGTACGTCTTGGTCTATCCAGCGGCAGCAAAGGCAAAGGTCTATCGCTTGGCCGACCGCGAGTACCGCAAGGTCGGCGATTTCCACGACGAGCAACATGACTTCGCGCTGTCGCGATGCCGCATCGCGTTCGATTTCGCACGTCTGTGGCAGGATCGCAGAGCGTCGAGCTTCTGATCGACCGTTCGGGTCCGCAAGCCTGGTATGATTCGATCCGTCCCGAGCGCAAGCCTCGCCATTGCTGCCCCATCGTTGTCGACAGGACACTCGACGCATCTGGAATGAAAACGCTCTGGAAGCAGATCACCCCCTCGGATTTCGCGTGGGAACGCGAGGCACTCGATTTTCTAAAGGCTCAGTTGCCCGATCACGAGCCCTACCGGGCCTGGGCCAACTTCGAGTTCATCGCCCTGGACGGGTCCATCAACGAGGTCGACACCCTCGTCCTCACCCCGAAGGGGCTCTTCCTCGTCGAGATCAAGTCCCATCCCGGCGAGATCGGCGGCGACGCCGGCGCCTGGATCTGGACCCATGAAGGGCGTCGCCGCGTCTTCGACAACCCGCGTCTGCTCGCCGAGCGCAAGGCCAAGAAGCTCAAATCACTCCTCGAGAGCCAGCGCTCGGCCCATGTCGGCGCCGGGCAGTCGAAAGAGCGCTTGCCCTTCATCGAGACGCTCGTCTTCCTCTCCGCCGAGAACGTCGATCAACAAGCTCCAAGGGCCGGCGCGCCTGCAGGTCTGCACCCGCAAGACCCTGATGGACGCGCTGTGTCGCATCGACAGCACCCGGACGCATCGCCGGCTCGATCGCCCCCTCTCCAAGGCCGTCGCGCGCGCCCTGGAAGAGGCCGGCATCAAGGAATGCATGCGCGCGCGGCGCGTGGGTCTCTACGAGCTGAAGTCCCTGCTCGACGAGGCGGATCATTTTCAGGACTGGCTCGCGATCCACTCCGAGACCGGCATCCAGCGGCGCATTCGCATCTATCTCACCCACGGCAAATCCGAGCAAGACGCCGAGACCCTGCGCAAGGCCGCCCGGCTGGAGTTTCGCCTCCTCGAAGGCATCGATCATCCGGGCATCCTCCAGGCACGCGACTACCAGCAGCACGACCAGGGGCCGGCGCTGGTCTACGAGCACGATCCCTCGGCGGTGCGTCTGGATCATTTTCTCGTCGGACTCGGTACCGGGCAACGCCTCGAGATCCTGGATGCACTGAGCCTGATGCGCCAGATCGCCGAGGCCGTGCGGTTCGCCCACGGCAAACGCCTCTATCACCGCGCGCTGAGCCCGCAGAGCATCGATGTCCACAAGGACGACGAGGGTCGCCTCGCCGTCAAGATCGGCAACTGGGCGACCGCCCGGCGCGCACAGGACACCGAAACCCATGCACTCACGGCGCTGAGTCATCTCAGCCGTGTCATCCAGGATGAAGCCGGGCCCTATCTCGCGCTCGAAGCCCACGCCGAGGCCGCGGGGGCCGCCCTCAGCGACAGTGTCTATCTCGATGTCTTCTCGCTGGGTGCCATCGCCTATCTGCTGTTCACCGGCCAGCCGCCCGCCGCGAACGATCTCGATCTGCAGGACAAGCTCAGCCGCGGCAAAGGTCTGCAGATCACCGACGCGCTCGAGGGTGCCGGCAGCGACCTGCAGGACCTCATCCAATACGCCACCCACCCCGACACCGGCAGCCGTATCGGCTCGGTCGGGGAATTCATCGACTATCTCGATCTGGTCGAGGACGAGATCAGCCGTCCCGACAGCGAGCGCCGTGCCGACCCGGCCGCGGCACGTCCCGGCGACACCTTCGAGGGCGGCATCCGGGTGACCAAACGGCTCGGGCGCGGCGCCAGCGCGGTCGCCTTCGTCGTCCAGGATCGGGGGCACGAGCGGGTGCTCAAGCTGGCCGCCGACGCCGAGCACAACCCGCGTCTGCGACAGGAAGGCGAGACCCTGCACAAGCTCCGGCACCAGGCCATCATCGCCTATCACGAGACCCGAGATTTCCTCGGCCACACCGGATTGCTCCTCGACCATGCCGCCGAAGGCACCCTGGCCGAGCGTCTGCGCAAGCTCGGCCCCATCCAGCTCGAGCTGCTGGAGCGCTTCGGCGACGACCTCCTGAGCGCACTGCGTCATCTGGAGGACAAGGGCATTTCGCACCGCGACATCAAGCCCGAAAACATCGGTCTGATGAAGCAGGGCAGCCAACTCCATCTGGTGCTCTTTGATTTCTCGCTCGCCGGCACCAGCCCCGAGAACTTCACCGCCGGCACCCTGGCCTACATGGACCCCTTCATCCGCGATCCCGGCCGTCGGCGCTGGGACGACTATGCCGAGCGCTTCTCCGCCGCCCTGACGCTCTACGAGATGGCGACCGGCAGGCTGCCGACCTGGACCGAAGGGGAGGGGTTGCCGTCGCTGATCGAAGGCGCTCTGGAGATCGACCCCGCCGCTTTCGATCCGTCCGTGCGCGACGGCATGGCGAGCTTCTTCCGCACCGCCCTGGCCCGCGATGTCAAGGCGCGCTTCGGCAACGCCGAAGAGATGCTTCGCGCCTGGCGTCAGCGCTTCGATCAAGCCAAGCGCGACAGCACGCAGCACGCCGGCATCGACCCCTGGTTGAACACCGGGTTGAACACCGGGTTAAACCGGGGCGAGCGCAATACGGCACAGCGCTGCCCGATCGGCGATGCCCAGCTCGACACCCAGATCGGCCTGCTTCCGCTCTCTGCCCAAGCGCTCGATACCCTGACCCGGCTCAACATCAACCGCGTCGAAGACCTCATCCGCCTGCCGCGCAACGAGCTGGTGCGCATGACGGGCGTCGGCACCCAGACCCGCCGCGAGCTCTCCGAGGTGATCGCCCGGCTGCAAACCCGGCTCGCGCCCCCGGAGCACGGCCGGAGCGGCGACGAGACGATCACGCCCGCCCCGACGGGGGCGACGCACTGGCGATCAGCGTCGACCAATTGATGCGCACCATCCTGCCTCTGCAGGCCAAAACGCCCGAAGCGAAACCGATCGCTCAGGCCCGACAGCGGTTCCTGAACGAATACCTGGGCCGGCTCGATGCGGATACCGGCAGGGCCGCGGACTCCGTCCACTGGCCCACCCTGATCACGCTCGGCGCCGAGATCGGCCTCGAGTCCGCGCAGGTCCGCGACCTCCAGACACGCGTCTTGGCGCAGTGGGGCAAGAACCGGTATCATCACCCAGCTGCGTCACGACATCGCCAAGCTCCTCGAAGGTCAGGGCGGCGTCATGACGGCGGTCGAGCTGGCCGAGGCCGTCCTGCTGCGTCGCGGCTCGGTCCAGCCCTCGCCGACGCGCGAGCGCTGGGCCCGGGCCGTGGTGCGCGCCGCCGTCGAGACCGAGCTGGCGCGTCAGCAGTCGCGTTGGATCCTG contains:
- a CDS encoding protein kinase encodes the protein MDALCRIDSTRTHRRLDRPLSKAVARALEEAGIKECMRARRVGLYELKSLLDEADHFQDWLAIHSETGIQRRIRIYLTHGKSEQDAETLRKAARLEFRLLEGIDHPGILQARDYQQHDQGPALVYEHDPSAVRLDHFLVGLGTGQRLEILDALSLMRQIAEAVRFAHGKRLYHRALSPQSIDVHKDDEGRLAVKIGNWATARRAQDTETHALTALSHLSRVIQDEAGPYLALEAHAEAAGAALSDSVYLDVFSLGAIAYLLFTGQPPAANDLDLQDKLSRGKGLQITDALEGAGSDLQDLIQYATHPDTGSRIGSVGEFIDYLDLVEDEISRPDSERRADPAAARPGDTFEGGIRVTKRLGRGASAVAFVVQDRGHERVLKLAADAEHNPRLRQEGETLHKLRHQAIIAYHETRDFLGHTGLLLDHAAEGTLAERLRKLGPIQLELLERFGDDLLSALRHLEDKGISHRDIKPENIGLMKQGSQLHLVLFDFSLAGTSPENFTAGTLAYMDPFIRDPGRRRWDDYAERFSAALTLYEMATGRLPTWTEGEGLPSLIEGALEIDPAAFDPSVRDGMASFFRTALARDVKARFGNAEEMLRAWRQRFDQAKRDSTQHAGIDPWLNTGLNTGLNRGERNTAQRCPIGDAQLDTQIGLLPLSAQALDTLTRLNINRVEDLIRLPRNELVRMTGVGTQTRRELSEVIARLQTRLAPPEHGRSGDETITPAPTGATHWRSASTN